The following are encoded in a window of Bradyrhizobium guangdongense genomic DNA:
- the nuoK gene encoding NADH-quinone oxidoreductase subunit NuoK: MTIGLGHYLAVGAILFTLGILGIFLNRKNIIVILMSIELILLSVNINLVAFSTFLGDIVGQVFALLVLTVAAAEAAIGLAILVVYFRNRGSIAVEDVNLMKG; the protein is encoded by the coding sequence ATGACGATCGGGCTCGGACATTATCTGGCGGTCGGCGCGATCCTGTTCACGCTCGGCATCCTCGGCATCTTCCTGAACCGCAAGAACATTATCGTCATCCTGATGTCGATCGAGCTGATCCTGCTCTCGGTCAACATCAACCTGGTGGCATTCTCGACCTTCCTCGGCGACATCGTCGGCCAGGTCTTCGCGCTGCTGGTCCTGACGGTTGCGGCCGCCGAAGCCGCGATCGGTCTCGCCATCCTGGTGGTCTATTTCCGCAACCGCGGCTCGATCGCGGTTGAGGACGTCAATCTGATGAAGGGCTGA
- a CDS encoding NADH-quinone oxidoreductase subunit J, with product MILPALFFYLFAGVCVASAVMVIVSRNPVHSVLYLILAFVNASGLFVLMGAEFLGMMLIVVYVGAVAVLFLFVIMMLDVDFIELREGFIQYLPVGVVIGGIFLFELLLTVAAWVINPNVSKTITAPIPTNVSNTEALGLVLYTKYVHYFQLSGMVLLVAMIGAIVLTLRHKASVKRQDINVQNARTPEMAMAMRKVAPGQGLSDADAAEWVK from the coding sequence ATGATCCTTCCCGCGCTGTTCTTCTATCTCTTCGCCGGCGTCTGCGTCGCCTCGGCCGTGATGGTGATTGTCTCGCGCAATCCCGTGCACTCCGTGCTGTACCTGATCCTGGCCTTCGTCAACGCCTCCGGCCTGTTCGTGCTGATGGGCGCCGAATTCCTCGGCATGATGCTGATCGTCGTCTATGTCGGCGCGGTCGCGGTGCTGTTCCTGTTCGTGATCATGATGCTCGACGTCGACTTCATCGAGCTGCGCGAAGGCTTCATCCAGTACCTGCCGGTCGGCGTCGTGATCGGCGGCATCTTCCTGTTCGAGCTGCTCCTGACGGTCGCCGCCTGGGTCATCAACCCCAACGTGAGCAAGACCATCACGGCGCCGATCCCGACCAACGTATCCAACACCGAGGCGCTCGGCCTCGTGCTCTATACGAAGTACGTCCACTACTTCCAGCTCTCGGGCATGGTGCTCCTGGTCGCCATGATCGGCGCCATCGTGCTGACGCTGCGGCACAAGGCGAGCGTGAAGCGGCAGGACATCAACGTTCAGAACGCGCGCACGCCCGAGATGGCCATGGCGATGCGCAAGGTGGCGCCGGGGCAGGGGCTTTCGGACGCCGACGCGGCGGAGTGGGTGAAATGA
- the nuoI gene encoding NADH-quinone oxidoreductase subunit NuoI, giving the protein MGINVNATARSLLLSEFVSAFFLAMRYFFQPKPTLNYPFEKGPISPRFRGEHALRRYPNGEERCIACKLCEAVCPAQAITIEAGPRRNDGTRRTVRYDIDMVKCIYCGLCQEACPVDAIVEGPNFEFATETREELFYDKAKLLANGDRWEREIAKAIELDAPYR; this is encoded by the coding sequence ATGGGTATCAACGTCAACGCCACTGCACGCTCGCTTCTGCTGTCGGAATTCGTCTCGGCGTTCTTCCTCGCCATGCGCTATTTCTTCCAGCCGAAACCGACGCTGAACTATCCGTTCGAGAAGGGCCCGATCTCGCCGCGCTTCCGCGGCGAGCATGCGCTGCGCCGCTATCCGAACGGCGAAGAGCGCTGCATCGCCTGCAAGCTGTGCGAGGCGGTCTGCCCGGCGCAGGCCATCACCATCGAGGCCGGCCCGCGCCGCAACGACGGCACCCGCCGCACCGTGCGCTACGACATCGACATGGTGAAGTGCATCTATTGCGGCCTCTGCCAGGAGGCCTGTCCGGTCGACGCCATCGTCGAAGGTCCGAACTTCGAGTTCGCGACCGAGACCCGCGAGGAACTGTTCTATGACAAGGCCAAGCTGCTCGCCAACGGCGACCGCTGGGAACGCGAGATCGCGAAAGCGATCGAGCTCGACGCGCCGTACCGGTGA
- the nuoH gene encoding NADH-quinone oxidoreductase subunit NuoH, translating into MEFFESAFWTGFLWPLIIMIAESVLVLVVLLVAIAYILLADRKIWAAVQIRRGPNVVGPWGLFQSFADLLKFVLKEPIIPAGANKGVFLLAPLVSCVLALAAWAVIPTNLGWVISDINVGILFIFAISSLSIYGIIMAGWSSNSKYPFLAALRSAAQMVSYEVSIGFVIITVLLCAGTLNLSAVVEAQHARGLASLIGLPQLTILNWYVWPLFPMFVVFYVSALAETNRPPFDLVEAESELVAGFMVEYGSTPYLLFMLGEYVAIVTMCAMATILFLGGWLPPVDLPPFNWVPGIIWFSVKLFFMFFLFAMAKAIVPRYRYDQLMRLGWKVFLPLSLAMVIVVAGVLQFAGIAPK; encoded by the coding sequence ATGGAATTCTTCGAAAGCGCATTCTGGACCGGTTTCCTCTGGCCGCTGATCATCATGATCGCCGAGAGCGTGCTCGTGCTCGTCGTCCTGCTGGTCGCGATCGCCTACATCCTGCTCGCCGACCGCAAGATCTGGGCGGCGGTGCAGATCCGTCGCGGCCCGAACGTGGTCGGCCCCTGGGGCCTGTTCCAGTCCTTCGCCGACCTCCTGAAGTTCGTGCTGAAGGAGCCGATCATCCCGGCCGGCGCCAACAAGGGCGTCTTCCTGCTGGCGCCGCTGGTATCCTGCGTGCTCGCACTTGCCGCCTGGGCGGTGATCCCGACCAATCTCGGCTGGGTGATCTCCGACATCAATGTCGGCATCCTCTTCATCTTTGCGATCTCCTCGCTGTCGATCTACGGCATCATCATGGCCGGCTGGTCATCGAACTCGAAGTACCCGTTCCTGGCCGCGCTGCGCTCGGCGGCGCAGATGGTGTCCTATGAAGTCTCGATCGGCTTCGTCATCATCACCGTGCTGCTCTGCGCCGGCACGCTGAACCTCTCGGCCGTGGTCGAGGCGCAGCATGCGCGCGGCCTTGCCAGCCTGATCGGGCTGCCGCAGCTGACCATCCTGAACTGGTACGTCTGGCCGCTGTTCCCGATGTTCGTGGTGTTCTACGTCTCGGCGCTGGCGGAAACCAACCGTCCGCCGTTCGACCTGGTCGAAGCCGAATCCGAGCTGGTCGCCGGCTTCATGGTCGAATACGGCTCGACGCCGTATCTCCTGTTCATGCTCGGCGAGTATGTCGCGATCGTCACGATGTGCGCGATGGCGACCATCCTGTTCCTCGGAGGCTGGCTGCCGCCGGTGGATCTGCCGCCCTTCAACTGGGTGCCGGGCATCATCTGGTTCTCGGTGAAACTGTTCTTCATGTTCTTCCTGTTCGCGATGGCAAAGGCGATCGTGCCGCGCTACCGCTACGACCAACTGATGCGCCTCGGCTGGAAGGTGTTCCTGCCGCTGTCGCTGGCGATGGTGATCGTGGTGGCCGGCGTGCTGCAGTTCGCCGGCATCGCGCCGAAGTGA
- the nuoG gene encoding NADH-quinone oxidoreductase subunit NuoG, whose protein sequence is MTKLIIDGKEIDVPADYTLLQACEAAGAEIPRFCYHERLSIAGNCRMCLVEVKGGPKPVASCAWGVRDCRPGPKGEPPEISTRSPMVKKAREGVMEFLLINHPLDCPICDQGGECDLQDQAMGYGVDTSRFAENKRAVEDKYLGALVKTSMNRCIQCTRCVRFSAEVAGAPEMGATGRGEDMEITTYLEHALTSELQGNLVDICPVGALTSKPYAFAARPWELGKTQSIDVMDGVGSAIRVDTRGREVMRILPRINEAVNEEWISDKTRHVVDGLRTQRLDRPYIREAGKLRAASWPEAFATIAAKAARTDGKRIGAIAGDVAGVEEMFALKDLLAKFGSANLAVQGGDAFDPALGRGSYIFNPTLAGVEQADALLIIGANPRKEAAVFNARIRKRWRTGGFKVGVIGAKADLTYDYDHLGAGTETLSELAAGKHSFMDVLKNAKNPIILVGAGAAARHDGAAILAAAAKLALDIGAVKDGWNGFGVLHETASRVGALDIGFAASGGGLNAAQMTTFGTLDLLFLLGADEINAPDGTFVVYIGTHGDRGAHRADVILPAAAYTEKSAIYVNTEGRVQMTGRAAFPPGEAREDWAIVRALSEALGKKLGYDSLSALRQAVFKAVPHLIRLDQIEAGSADQIKKLAGKGGSPEKAPFKPLVEDFYLTNPIARASAVMAECSRLASGHMLTAAE, encoded by the coding sequence ATGACCAAGCTCATCATCGACGGCAAAGAGATCGATGTCCCCGCCGACTACACGCTGCTTCAAGCGTGCGAGGCGGCAGGTGCCGAGATTCCGCGCTTCTGCTATCACGAGCGCCTGTCGATCGCCGGCAATTGCCGGATGTGCCTCGTCGAGGTGAAGGGTGGCCCGAAGCCGGTCGCATCTTGCGCCTGGGGCGTGCGCGACTGTCGTCCGGGTCCCAAGGGCGAGCCGCCGGAGATCTCCACGCGTTCGCCGATGGTGAAGAAGGCACGCGAAGGCGTGATGGAATTCCTTCTCATCAACCATCCGCTGGACTGCCCGATCTGCGACCAGGGCGGCGAGTGCGACCTGCAGGACCAGGCAATGGGCTATGGTGTCGACACCAGCCGCTTCGCCGAGAACAAGCGCGCGGTCGAGGACAAATATCTCGGCGCGCTGGTCAAGACCTCGATGAACCGCTGCATCCAGTGCACGCGCTGCGTCCGCTTCTCGGCGGAAGTCGCCGGCGCGCCTGAAATGGGGGCGACGGGGCGCGGCGAGGACATGGAGATCACGACCTATCTCGAGCACGCGTTGACGTCGGAACTGCAGGGCAATCTCGTCGACATCTGCCCGGTCGGTGCGCTGACCTCGAAGCCCTATGCGTTCGCGGCCCGTCCCTGGGAGCTCGGCAAGACCCAGTCGATCGACGTCATGGACGGCGTCGGATCGGCGATCCGCGTCGACACCCGCGGGCGCGAGGTGATGCGCATCCTGCCGCGCATCAACGAGGCCGTGAACGAGGAGTGGATCTCCGACAAGACCCGCCACGTCGTCGACGGCCTGCGCACGCAGCGGCTCGACCGGCCCTACATCCGCGAAGCCGGCAAGCTGCGCGCGGCGAGCTGGCCCGAAGCCTTTGCGACGATCGCGGCCAAAGCGGCGCGCACCGACGGCAAGCGCATCGGCGCGATCGCGGGCGACGTCGCCGGCGTCGAGGAGATGTTCGCGCTGAAGGATCTCTTGGCAAAATTCGGCTCGGCCAATCTGGCGGTGCAGGGCGGCGACGCCTTCGATCCCGCGCTCGGCCGCGGTTCCTACATCTTCAATCCGACGCTGGCGGGCGTCGAGCAAGCGGACGCATTGCTCATCATCGGCGCCAATCCGCGGAAAGAGGCGGCCGTGTTCAATGCCCGCATCCGCAAGCGCTGGCGCACCGGCGGCTTCAAGGTCGGTGTGATCGGTGCCAAGGCCGATCTCACTTACGATTACGATCATCTCGGCGCGGGCACCGAGACGCTGAGTGAGCTCGCGGCCGGCAAGCACTCCTTCATGGATGTGCTGAAGAACGCCAAGAATCCGATCATTCTGGTCGGCGCGGGCGCGGCCGCGCGTCACGACGGAGCTGCCATTCTCGCAGCCGCCGCCAAGCTTGCGCTCGACATCGGCGCGGTGAAGGACGGCTGGAACGGTTTTGGCGTGCTGCACGAGACCGCCTCCCGCGTCGGCGCGCTCGACATCGGCTTCGCCGCATCAGGCGGTGGCCTGAACGCCGCGCAGATGACGACCTTCGGCACGCTGGACCTCCTGTTCCTGCTCGGCGCCGACGAGATCAACGCGCCTGATGGCACCTTCGTCGTCTATATCGGCACCCATGGCGACCGCGGCGCGCACCGCGCGGACGTGATCCTGCCGGCAGCCGCCTACACCGAGAAGTCCGCGATCTACGTCAACACCGAAGGCCGCGTGCAGATGACCGGTCGCGCCGCGTTCCCGCCGGGCGAAGCCCGCGAGGACTGGGCGATCGTCCGTGCGCTGTCGGAAGCGCTCGGCAAGAAGCTCGGCTACGACTCGCTCAGCGCGCTGCGCCAGGCGGTCTTCAAGGCCGTGCCGCACCTGATCCGTCTCGACCAGATCGAGGCCGGCTCGGCCGACCAGATCAAGAAGCTGGCGGGGAAGGGCGGCTCGCCGGAGAAGGCGCCGTTCAAGCCTCTGGTCGAGGACTTCTATTTGACCAACCCAATCGCGCGTGCGTCCGCCGTGATGGCGGAATGCTCGCGTCTCGCCTCCGGGCACATGCTGACCGCAGCGGAGTGA
- the nuoF gene encoding NADH-quinone oxidoreductase subunit NuoF, translating into MLEDKDRIFKNLYGLHDWGLEGARRRGAWDGTKNIIDKGRDWIINEMKASGLRGRGGAGFPTGLKWSFMPKESTDGRPSYLVVNADESEPGTCKDREIMRHDPHLLVEGCLIASFAMNAHTCYIYVRGEFIRERERLQAAIDQAYDAKLVGKDNVNGWPFDIYVAHGAGAYICGEETALLESLEGKKGQPRLKPPFPANVGLFGCPTTVNNVESIAVAPDILRRGAAWFAGIGRPNNVGTKLFCISGHVERPCNVEEAMGIPFRELIEKHCGGIRGGWDNLKAVIPGGSSVRMVPAEQIIDTPMDFDSLSKLRSGLGTAAVIVMDKSTDLIRAIARISYFYKHESCGQCTPCREGTGWMWRVLTRMAEGRAHKREIDMLLEVTKQIEGHTICALGDAAAWPIQGLITHFRHEIEARIDEYSHKADVDDIGVRDPVNMVAAE; encoded by the coding sequence ATGCTCGAGGACAAGGACCGCATCTTCAAGAACCTCTACGGCCTCCATGATTGGGGGCTCGAGGGTGCGCGGCGCCGCGGCGCCTGGGACGGCACGAAGAACATCATCGACAAGGGCCGCGACTGGATCATCAACGAGATGAAGGCATCGGGCCTGCGCGGCCGCGGCGGCGCCGGTTTCCCGACCGGCCTGAAATGGTCCTTCATGCCGAAGGAGTCGACCGACGGTCGTCCCAGCTATCTCGTCGTCAACGCCGACGAGTCGGAGCCCGGCACCTGCAAGGACCGCGAGATCATGCGGCACGATCCGCATCTCCTGGTCGAGGGTTGCCTGATCGCCAGCTTCGCGATGAACGCGCACACCTGTTACATCTACGTTCGCGGCGAGTTCATCCGTGAGCGTGAGCGCCTCCAGGCCGCGATCGACCAGGCCTATGACGCCAAGCTGGTCGGCAAGGACAACGTCAACGGCTGGCCGTTCGACATCTACGTCGCGCACGGCGCCGGCGCCTACATCTGCGGCGAAGAGACCGCGTTGCTCGAAAGTCTCGAGGGCAAGAAGGGCCAGCCGCGGCTGAAGCCGCCGTTCCCGGCCAATGTCGGCCTGTTCGGCTGTCCGACCACCGTGAACAACGTCGAGTCGATCGCGGTTGCGCCCGACATTCTACGCCGCGGCGCAGCCTGGTTCGCCGGCATCGGCCGTCCGAACAATGTCGGCACGAAACTCTTCTGCATCTCCGGCCACGTCGAGCGGCCTTGCAACGTCGAAGAGGCCATGGGCATTCCGTTCCGTGAGCTGATCGAGAAGCATTGCGGCGGCATCCGCGGCGGCTGGGACAACCTCAAGGCCGTGATCCCCGGCGGCTCGTCGGTGCGCATGGTGCCTGCCGAGCAGATCATCGACACGCCGATGGACTTCGACAGCCTGAGCAAGCTGCGCTCGGGCCTCGGCACCGCGGCCGTGATCGTGATGGACAAGTCGACCGACCTGATCCGTGCGATTGCCCGCATCTCGTATTTCTACAAGCACGAGAGCTGCGGCCAGTGCACGCCGTGCCGCGAGGGAACGGGGTGGATGTGGCGCGTGCTGACCCGCATGGCCGAAGGCCGCGCCCACAAGCGCGAGATCGACATGCTGCTCGAAGTCACCAAGCAGATCGAGGGCCACACCATCTGCGCGCTCGGCGATGCCGCTGCCTGGCCGATCCAGGGCCTGATCACGCATTTCCGTCACGAGATCGAAGCGCGTATCGACGAATATTCGCACAAGGCCGATGTCGACGATATCGGTGTCCGCGACCCCGTGAACATGGTCGCGGCGGAGTAA
- the nuoE gene encoding NADH-quinone oxidoreductase subunit NuoE, with product MSVRRLAPKEVQPASFAFTEENLAFAKQQIAKYPAGRQASAVIAILWRAQEQNEGWVSEAAIRVIADMLDMPYIRVLEVATFYTMFQLAPVGKKAHVQVCGTTPCRLRGAEDLIHVCESRIHHDPFHLSKDGNFSWEEVECLGACVNAPMVLIGKDTYEDLTTESFGKVLDGFASGNPPKPGPQNGRQFSAPAGGPTTLKETS from the coding sequence ATGTCCGTTCGCCGATTAGCACCGAAGGAAGTCCAGCCCGCGAGCTTCGCGTTCACGGAGGAGAACCTCGCGTTCGCCAAGCAGCAGATCGCGAAATATCCGGCCGGACGCCAGGCCTCGGCCGTCATTGCCATCCTCTGGCGCGCGCAGGAGCAGAACGAAGGCTGGGTGTCGGAAGCCGCGATCCGGGTCATCGCCGACATGCTCGACATGCCCTATATCCGCGTGCTGGAAGTCGCGACCTTCTACACGATGTTCCAGCTCGCACCGGTCGGCAAGAAGGCCCACGTCCAGGTCTGCGGCACCACGCCGTGCCGCCTGCGCGGCGCCGAGGATCTCATCCACGTCTGCGAGAGCCGCATCCATCACGATCCCTTCCATCTCTCCAAGGACGGCAATTTCAGCTGGGAAGAGGTGGAGTGCCTGGGCGCCTGCGTGAACGCGCCGATGGTGCTGATCGGCAAGGATACTTATGAGGACCTGACCACGGAAAGCTTCGGCAAGGTGCTCGACGGTTTTGCCTCCGGCAATCCGCCGAAGCCCGGTCCACAGAACGGCCGCCAGTTCTCGGCGCCGGCGGGCGGGCCGACCACGCTGAAGGAGACCTCCTGA